One stretch of Armigeres subalbatus isolate Guangzhou_Male chromosome 2, GZ_Asu_2, whole genome shotgun sequence DNA includes these proteins:
- the LOC134214389 gene encoding uncharacterized protein LOC134214389, whose protein sequence is MYTGSGGNPSLCIISNSSGLDAILERFWQIDDFDRERVLSPDDRWCEEHFNRTVARRDDGWYVVRLPIHEDRREFLGDSYQLAQRRFLAAERRFGYNQQLRDQYSRFMDEYAMLGHMEPGIRTGNETRRSRFLETKRSATTASAS, encoded by the exons ATGTATACAGGATCCGGAGGAAACCCGTCGTTGTGTATCATCAGCAATAGTAGTGGATTAGATGCGATTTTAGAACGGTTTTGGCAGATAGACGACTTCGACCGCGAACGAGTATTGTCACCGGATGACAGATGGTGTGAAGAACACTTCAATCGCACGGTGGCGCGGCGTGACGACGGTTGGTATGTGGTGCGGTTGCCAATACATGAAgatcggagagaattccttggTGACTCATACCAGCTAGCACAACGTCGGTTTCTAGCAGCTGAGAGGCGATTCGGGTACAATCAACAGCTGCGCGACCAGTACTCACGATTCATGGATGAATACGCGATGCTCGGACACATGGAACCCGGTATACGAACAG GAAATGAGACGCGCCGTTCACGATTTTTGGAAACGAAGAGGAGCGCAACTACCGCGTCGGCGAGTTAG